The DNA window AGCGGCGAacgaagaagaagcagcagcagaacggTAATTAATTTTCCAATTactctttattttgtttttataaatactCTTTATTTGCTAGCCGTGCTTGATTAAAGTTGTCAACATACCTGCTTCCATAGTTGTTTTCTTTATATCTACCTAGTCTTGTCAGACGGCGCTGTCGCCATTCCCCCCGCTGTTATACAGTATGAGCTTTACTAGACAATTATTACATGTCAAGTTATTATTTTCGGATTACTCTTTATTTGCTAGCCGTGCTTGATTAAAGTTGTCGACGAAGCTGCTTCCgtagtttttttcatgaattaacTTTATATTACCTTAGCTCATATTAATAGCGGGGAAGATGGCGCCACAAGACTAactgtaaagaaaaacaactctGGAAGCAGCTACGTCGAATCATGTTATGGTAACTGTTAATAACTCACATAGAAACGATAGTTGCTGTGTACACACAGATTGTTTTCTGGACACAAATTCGGCAACAAGTGTCTGTGTATATGGTTAAGGTTGTGCATGTTAATTGTGAGTTTATAGTGCTATTTtgcaataatttttttttactgtaatgctAATGGTAACTAATGGTAACTCCGCCAACTGACAAGATTCATGAGAATGGCGTTTGTTGTAGTCGCTGTTCTGTTGTAAAACAGCTACTAGCTAGTCAGTAAGCTGGATCATGTACAGTGAGTTCGCGTCggggtgcggcatcgccctgaaggggtttctttcacaacaatgacctgctagctgtacaatatcccgcttattacacggctactgaCTGACCAAATCAATATTCTGACACCAAAGCGGCCCGCCAGactccgacatcagaactgcgcccatagcaacgatctgttatacagaaatgacatgacagtatatacagtacagctaAACCACTgttctttatatactgtatattgacatgtATGCatgaatgtactgtacatatccaCCTGAGCTATGCATATAAAGCAACCTGTTGCATTAATCAGTCAATAATTATTCCCGTTTATTTGAACTCTGTACAATTGTGCACTACTTATCTAACATTACTGCATTATTGTTTACAATGTACAGAAGCAGCCTAACTTATAGACATCGtatgttgtgtgtttatatatatatatatatatatacacagtatatacataatAGCTAaatctttgtgtttatttttgtaactctgtctatttctgtgtaagtagtACATTAAGAGCAACAAAAACAgtgtcaaattccttgtattaCATATAACAATAGTACATTTATCCAGATGTTTGatgttttgtctgacatttaCCCTGATATTTGCAGAAATGACAAAGACAGGTAAACCTGACAGTTACTGGGCATCTATCCTGCACCAGTATGCCCAGGGGAAATACAAATTTACTACTGGCAAGAAACCGGGGGCCAGGAAATGGAAGGCTGTAATGAAGCGCATCGACACCTGTCCACTGACTCCCGTCTTCAACCAAAGACCTCGGGAATacaccatctttgggaaaaaaatccTTTGCCAATGTGGCTATCATAAGGTAAgtgataaatatatttaatttttataatttagttAAATTAAACCTGCTCTGGTGGCGGTTGCCATAAACTATTTTGTATTACATATAGTAAGTACATAGTTTCTCCAATAAGCAATTTTAAATATCTGAACAGAAAAATGCATTATTTCCCCATTAGTTGTGCTTGGATTGCTTCACAATTTTTACCAATGAAGTTAAAAAGTTATTGTCAGATGTAGGGaataatttttctttctttttttttttaatctttttccaCAGTCAGCTGAGCAGGCAGGTTCCTCAGGGAGCCagcaaacagagggagagagcggcTCAATTGCAGGGAGGCCACAGACAGCCCCCGCAACGCAGAGCAGTTCAGCTGCCTCCGCAACGCAGAGCAGTTCAGCTGCCTCCGCAACGCAGAGCAGTTCAGCTGCCTCCGCAACGCAGAGCAGTTCAGATGCCCCCACAATGCAGAGCAGTTGGAGCAGGTCAGCTGCCCGCGCAACGCAGAGCAGTTCAGCTGCCTTCGCAACGCAGAGCAGTTGGAGCAGGTCAGCTACTTCCGCAACGCAGAGCAGGTCAGCTGCTCCCGCAACACAGAGCAGCTTGAGTGCAAGTAGACAGACTGCAGCACAGATTAAGTGTGCTCTTTGTAGCATTGACATTAGTGGTGACAAGTTCTCTGAACACCTATCTGACTTCCACACAGACGAATGTTGTGAGCAGTGTGGAAGAAAGGTAAGTGGTGCAGTTGGGCTGCTCCACCATATTGAGGAACACCATCATAAATTATCAAAACAACCTCAACTACCatgcccaccaccaccacaacaacctcCACCACCATCACGACAACAACCGCCATTtccaccaccacaacaacctcctcctcctcctcctcccacatcTCCACATGTGATCATCCTGAGGCCACCGGAGGTCAATTGGGTGAGTTTTCTCCCCAAACAGTTCATGCGGGTAATCCAACCAGCCGACCGGGAGTGGATTGCCCAGTGCCTTTATGACCCCGCAGGACAGCTGAAACAACAGTTATCACAAAACTGGTTCCATCCACCCAATCCACCAAAACCAGCAACAACACTACCTGATCCAATGACATACTTCAGGCAGCGGATGTTTCTGTGGGCACCGATGCGGATGTGGGGTATTCCACTTAAGTGCCATCAGTGCAATACTAAGATGCACCACTCCGGCATTTACACAAAGGTACGGGAGGTCATTGACCTTGACTCCAGGTACTACTTGGTCGGCGGAGATTATCCTCGGTGCAGTAAGTGCATGATCCCCGTCTGTCCATGGAGTACTGAGATGTTAAGTCAATTGGATCCTGCCCACAGAAACAGGTTCCCTGCTGTTCTCACCACACAGCTGGCTCTGGACAGGAAGTGTGTCACCATGCTGAAACCGAGAACTGCAGGGAACAGCTCCAGTTATATGCAGCAAGCACTGGAGGAAGTTCACAGCGAGGAGTGGGCAAGACGCACTATTCACTACCTGTCCGACTGTGAGCTACACCAAAGGAGGAGTGCAATAACTCATTGTGACGAAGCAGCAGTCTATCTGCAGCCACCTCCCTTTCGTCCCCTACCTCTCGCACAGTGGTTTGAGACGGTCCATGCTAACGAGATCCTGGGTCATCTGGATGAGATGAAGGGTGTGATCACCTCAACATATGGCAGGGTTTTAAAGCTGGACTCCACAAAAAAGGTACAAgaaatttttttaaaaccttttacAAAATCTTGTTTTCATTGATGGTCCTTGATTATACTtgattatattgtttatttttgttatagaTCACAAAGAAACTGGCTGGTGATATTGCAGACACAGCTACATGGATGACCAACGTCAGCAATGAAATTGGCCAGGTTCTAAACTGCGTGCTGACCACTGGTGAGGGTTCTGGCCTTGATGAATTATGTCAAGGCATCGTCAAGCGCTACAAGGATGCTGGGGAGCCAGAGCCAGAGGTCCTTTATGTTGACAGGGATTGCTGCAGCGAGACAGGTGTGTGACCTTCAGAATGTTTACTTAGTAAAGTATTATTTGTTACAGACACAAAAGTTAACTTTTACAAACATGTTTAACTTaatgtactttttctttttaaaacaatatttgtattgaattttacatataaacatacatacatatatacacatacagacagactaacaatattgatatttaaattatacaatgaaatgtttagtcagaatttccacagtaatcaaagaaagagagacatgacatttcatgtatttcacacaTCTATCTTAATGtacttttaatcatttttttatttaaaatgtatttaaccaGGAAAAgcctcattgagattaaaaatctcctTTGCAAGGgtgtcctggccaagacagGCAGCAAGACATTAAACAATGTTTCAGACATACAACATATAGCAGTTACAGACAGGCAGTTAATGTATTGCACTCTTTATATATGTACTCTTCCCAATATGTATTGCAACTGCTaggttttattttatcttatctgatGTCCTAGTGAAACAAAATTCATGTTGTTGCAATGAGGGATTCTATAGgtctatagtttttttttcataccttGGAGACTTAGATGACATTCCAACTTCCTGAAAACTATTAATTGCGATTCCCTACCTGTACACCAGATGCCCTCATAATCTTTCACTAGACTCCCTAattcacctgctcacctgttctcatTTCCCTCATCAGTCACTCACTACAAATGCCAGCCCAGAGACTTTGTTCTGCATTTCTGTTGACCAGTATCAACATCTGTTTATAAGCTCTCAGTAATGGTGAAAATTGAATTATAACAATATGATTATGACTTATCATTGAATTGTAACAGGTGCACCCCCAGTTCTTATTTGGTTTCGACCGTGGAAGACCCAGGTGAGACTGGATATCTTTCACTTCATGAGGCGATTCACCTGTGGTCTCACGACAGAGCACCACCCTCTGTATGGCATTTTCTGCTCGAAATTGTCCAATTGCATTTTTGAGTGGGACCAGGATGACATCGGCCGCCTCAAAGAAGCCAAAAGgtcagaactgaaaaaaaagcatactGGTCATGCTCCCACAGAAGTGCAAGTTCTGGCCAACATCAGCTCCAGTGAACTGGCCAGGCATTGCAGAAGGAGAACTCGTGGGGTTGAGGAAATCCGTGGTCTGATTGACGGATTGCTGAAGTCCATGTGGGAGCTGACAGACTCCTCAGGTTTACGCCTGATTAACCCTGAGAGCATGGCAAATGTGTGGGCAGTGCAACAGAAACATTTGCCATGCATCCAAGATCCACCCGGTGTTGAACTCTACACGAAACGTGGCTCAGGGTTACAAAAGGGAGACAAGGTTCTGGATGTCTTGAGATGTGCCAGAGGGTCCTCTTCTGTGGAGAGCTTTCATCGCCACCAGTGCACCTTTATCCCAGGTAAGGTAGAAATTGTATATCTTTGACATGATTCCTATTCTTTACTTGTCTGCTATTGAATTATACTCATAAAAAGATAATTCTCTTAAATCTCAAGTTTCTCAGAGAAGATTGCACACATAGGGAAATGTGCATCATTGCTTTATAAAATCaactaatattttaataatctcaaacattattttgtttttttttccaaggctGGAGATGTAACGCGATGCACACTCAAATGTACATGCTTGAGGGTGGTTCCAGATGGAACATGAACCGAGCCCATGCAGCTGTGGATGTGAGTGGTGCATCCAATACCAAGATCTACGACGTCCGCCTGATGTCAAACCTAAATGCCCTCAGCAACAGAGTCCTTGGTTGTGCACTCCTGCCAGAATTCACTCCCCCTGGAAGACCCACTGGTAAGATGTTCCAGGAGACACCATTCTCCGTGTGACCACACCTTTAGTGTTACACATTCAACAAATtaacttttctttgtcttttctcaTCCATTCCAGTGCAAACTtgtctatttttttaattcaaaatgtttttttgtttttttataactgttCTTTATGGCAGATGAGCGTGTTGCTGTGGAATATTTGCTGGCTCAGTCTGACAGAGGGGACCTGCTGGGTCCACAACGGCACGGTGAACTTGGCCTCATTTTGCCAGACCTCCAGGTACAAGTTCAGGAGGAGGAGTGTCTTGATATCACAATAAGTGATGCAGCTGAGATTCTCAATGAGAGCCCACCTGAAGCCCCCCGGTGTGAAGATGAGGTGGACAATTCACCTCCTCACCGTCCTCTTCCCCATGACAACTCACCCAACACATCATCCCAGGTAATCTGACCATTATTTCATCTCATTGAAATCCTACAGGAAACCTTTTTGATTTGCAAATGCGTGAATGAGGTGTTTCATTGGTAATAGTCTTGATGACTTATTGTCAATTGTTGTCTTAATTTTCCAGGATAGCCAATGTGATGTGAGAGGTGTTCCTGGTTGGGAGGCGGTTGATAACTTGGCGGAGTACCTGGTCAACCTCAACCGCACAATAACTGCGCTGTCAACTGCAGAGGTAGCTGAGATTGTGCGCCTGTATTCCAGCCTGGATGCCATGGATAAATCGCCCTCCAAATACACTCTCAAATGCAAGAAGAAGACCTTGACAGGGCCGTGGAGAGCTTCCAGAAAACGTAGTGGCTCTGCACCTGGTCAACAAGCAGCTGAAAGGTGAAATGACCTATAGACAAtattacagttttaaacataaacattccaaatgtgtcccaatttatttcctgttgcagtcaAGAGAACTATAAAATGTAGTTTCTTTGGTTGCATTGTAAGTGAatgatatcagctgacaggaagtaaacatggacctaagctGTTGCCCAGCAATGCAATTCCAGTGAAACTGTGTGTTGTGGAAAAATGGGTGCACATTATGTAATTCATTTGTATCATAATTATCATTAATTACATGTTACAGTTTAGCAATAAAACACAAGCAGAGTCATTTTCTATATGTCCTCACCACATTTTAGACTCTTTAGTAACAAATTCAGAATAGTAATTATGATTTGGGGTTACACTGTATCTGTTGTATAATATTGATGACATTGTCTTTTTTCCTTCACAGACTATTTATGACCCATGGCCAGGCGGCACAGAGGCCTGATATGAACAGAGTCTCTGAATGTGTTAACATCAAGCTTTTGAAGGAGTACCAGCAAGCCAGAAATAGGCCAAAAGACTGCAAAGGGAAAACACTGCCAATTCCACAGTCGATTGTGCAAACATACTGCCATATAAAACAACTGCTGGAAGACAGCCGGGTTATCCAGGACCAGACCAACTTGGTTCTGGTaaccattaacaacacaacagtgTCTTCTTGGTGAGCTATGTTTTTGGCTTCCTACATTCATTTTGACAGTTGCAATTagctgtgttatatatatatatatatatatatattttttttttgggtaaaCATATTCTTTGGTTTTGACATGCGTTTGGTTTCTCTTGATACATTTGGTTATCTAGTTTTTCTGACAAGGGTAAGGTTTCTCTTTGGTTTTCTTATTCAATCCTAGTTTTGTTGATCAGCAGTTTTCACTGATTtggtttcttttcatttatacTTTTGCTGGTTATGGTTTCCAGTTTtgttaatacatattttttttttcagtaggtcaaagttatttacttttttttatcacactcCAACACAAAAGAAACGCTGCATTTGAGAAAGATAAATATATCTTAACATTATTATGAAACAGAAGGACTTTGATTTAGCTAAAACCTTTGCAATTGTGATTGTCTGAAATGTAAAACCTTTACCATTTGTCTGAAAcagtaaacattttatattgtattttttcagGTTGCATCAAAGACAGAAAAGGGCTGACCGGGACTCACTTTTGAAGGAGGTACAGCTTCCCCAGGTCTCTGCAGCTAGGGAGTCCTTGCCAAAAGCAAGAGAACTCCCGTCTGCACCTGGGGAACATGGACATTTGGTGATGGAGTTCCAGGAGCCAGAGAATAAGGAGGGCCAGGCAGTGATACGCCGGCGCCAAAGCGTCAAAACTGGCTGTCCTCCTAGGTTGTTGCCTGGttcttctgcctcctcctcctcatatgaGCAGGGTCCTCTGCCGCCTgccccatcaccatcacctgcctcctcctcatatGACCAGGGTCCTCTGCCGCCTgccccatcaccatcacctgcctcctcctcatatGACCAGGGTCCTCTGCCGCCAgccccatcaccatcaccatcacctgcctcctcctcatatGAGCAGGGTCCTCTGCCGCCTgccccatcaccatcacctgcctcctcctcatatGACCAGGGTCCTCTGCCGCCTgccccatcaccatcacctgcctcctcctcatatGAGCAGGGTCCTCTGCCGCCTgccccatcatcatcacctgcctcctcctcatatGAGCAGGGTCCTCTGCCGCCTgccccatcaccatcacctgcctcctcctcatatGACCAGGGTCCTCTGCCGCCTgccccatcaccatcacctgcctcctcctcatatGACCAGGGTCCTCTGCCGCCTgccccatcaccatcacctgcctcctcctcatatGACCAGGGTCCTCTGCCGCCTgccccatcaccatcacctgcctcctcctcatatGACCAGGGTCCTCTGCCGCCTgccccatcaccatcacctgcctcctcctcatatGACCAGGGTCCTCTGCCGCCTgccccatcaccatcacctgcctcctcctcatatGACCAGGGTCCTCTGCCGCCTgccccatcaccatcacctgcctcctcctcatatGACCAGGGTCCTCTGCCGCCTgccccatcaccatcacctgcctcctcctcatatGACCAGGGTCCTCTGCCGCCTGCCCCatcacctgcctcctcctcatatGACCAGGGTCATCTGGCACCAGCCCCCACTCCTGCCTCATCATTGTACTGGCAGAGTCCCCCTCCACCAGCCTCTACTCCTGCATCATCATCCTGGCAGTGTCCCCCTCCACCAGCCCCTACTCctgcctcatcatcatcctggcAGAGTCCCCCTCCACCAGCCCCTACTCCTGCCTCATGGTACTGGCAGAGTCCCCCTCCACCAGCCTCTACTCCTGCATCATCATCCTGGCAGTGTCCCCCTCCACCAGCCCCTACTCCTGCCTCATCATCATCCGGGCAGAGTCCCCCTCCACCAGCCCCTACACCTGCCTCATGGTACTGGCAGAGTCCCCCTCCACCAGCCTCTACTCCTGCATCATCATCCTGGCAGTGTCCCCCTCCACCAGCCCCTACTCctgcctcatcatcatcctggcAGAGTCCCCCTCCACCAGCCCCTCCTCCTGCCTCATGGTACTGGCAGAGTCCCCCTCCACCAGCCTCTACTCCTGCATCATCATCCTGGCAGTGTCCCCCTCCACCAGCCCCTACTCCTGCCTCATGGAACTGGCAGTGTCCCCCTCCACCAGCCTCTACTCCTGCCTCATCATCCTGGCAGTGTCCCCCTCCACCAGCCCCATACCCTGGCTGGTCCTCACAGCTGCCACCACCTCCAACATCCGGGCAGTCATTGGCCCAGGTTAATAGGCACAGAAAATGGAGACTGCAGAAGGCAGCACTAGAGGACCAGGAGCGTGAGGCAAGAGGGGAGACCCAAAAGAAAAGGCATCGTAAAGATGATTACCATTATTTGTGTAAAACATGTGGCGGAGCCAAGAACAAAACCACGGGTCATACACAGATTAAAGGAAAATGGTACTGTCCAGCATCTGGACAGACTATTGACCAATGGAAAGACTCTCTTAACCAGTAAATGTTATTGAAATAAATGGGAAGTGAACCTTAGATTGTAAGGagtgaatgaaaacatttttatagaATTTCATTGGTTTTAAATtgcattgtgtgttttgaagtttttgtttttttttataaaatcttGGCACCTGTTAACAAATTTGCTTGCTGTCAATGATACTGTTGTtcagggctgacccgaatgcttcgactTTTGCCATGGTatttgacctccaaatcagtattcgaatgctttgtgttttttgttttagttttttttgtttatatgtatataaaatcataatattatgtatataatatatatatgtattattatataatttatgtatatattaaagtatatattattattatattatataagtccaatata is part of the Sebastes umbrosus isolate fSebUmb1 chromosome 12, fSebUmb1.pri, whole genome shotgun sequence genome and encodes:
- the LOC119498739 gene encoding uncharacterized protein LOC119498739, with product MTKTGKPDSYWASILHQYAQGKYKFTTGKKPGARKWKAVMKRIDTCPLTPVFNQRPREYTIFGKKILCQCGYHKSAEQAGSSGSQQTEGESGSIAGRPQTAPATQSSSAASATQSSSAASATQSSSAASATQSSSDAPTMQSSWSRSAARATQSSSAAFATQSSWSRSATSATQSRSAAPATQSSLSASRQTAAQIKCALCSIDISGDKFSEHLSDFHTDECCEQCGRKVSGAVGLLHHIEEHHHKLSKQPQLPCPPPPQQPPPPSRQQPPFPPPQQPPPPPPPTSPHVIILRPPEVNWVSFLPKQFMRVIQPADREWIAQCLYDPAGQLKQQLSQNWFHPPNPPKPATTLPDPMTYFRQRMFLWAPMRMWGIPLKCHQCNTKMHHSGIYTKVREVIDLDSRYYLVGGDYPRCSKCMIPVCPWSTEMLSQLDPAHRNRFPAVLTTQLALDRKCVTMLKPRTAGNSSSYMQQALEEVHSEEWARRTIHYLSDCELHQRRSAITHCDEAAVYLQPPPFRPLPLAQWFETVHANEILGHLDEMKGVITSTYGRVLKLDSTKKITKKLAGDIADTATWMTNVSNEIGQVLNCVLTTGEGSGLDELCQGIVKRYKDAGEPEPEVLYVDRDCCSETGV
- the LOC119498741 gene encoding nascent polypeptide-associated complex subunit alpha, muscle-specific form-like; amino-acid sequence: MRRFTCGLTTEHHPLYGIFCSKLSNCIFEWDQDDIGRLKEAKRSELKKKHTGHAPTEVQVLANISSSELARHCRRRTRGVEEIRGLIDGLLKSMWELTDSSGLRLINPESMANVWAVQQKHLPCIQDPPGVELYTKRGSGLQKGDKVLDVLRCARGSSSVESFHRHQCTFIPGWRCNAMHTQMYMLEGGSRWNMNRAHAAVDVSGASNTKIYDVRLMSNLNALSNRVLGCALLPEFTPPGRPTDERVAVEYLLAQSDRGDLLGPQRHGELGLILPDLQVQVQEEECLDITISDAAEILNESPPEAPRCEDEVDNSPPHRPLPHDNSPNTSSQDSQCDVRGVPGWEAVDNLAEYLVNLNRTITALSTAEVAEIVRLYSSLDAMDKSPSKYTLKCKKKTLTGPWRASRKRSGSAPGQQAAERLFMTHGQAAQRPDMNRVSECVNIKLLKEYQQARNRPKDCKGKTLPIPQSIVQTYCHIKQLLEDSRVIQDQTNLVLVTINNTTVSSWLHQRQKRADRDSLLKEVQLPQVSAARESLPKARELPSAPGEHGHLVMEFQEPENKEGQAVIRRRQSVKTGCPPRLLPGSSASSSSYEQGPLPPAPSPSPASSSYDQGPLPPAPSPSPASSSYDQGPLPPAPSPSPSPASSSYEQGPLPPAPSPSPASSSYDQGPLPPAPSPSPASSSYEQGPLPPAPSSSPASSSYEQGPLPPAPSPSPASSSYDQGPLPPAPSPSPASSSYDQGPLPPAPSPSPASSSYDQGPLPPAPSPSPASSSYDQGPLPPAPSPSPASSSYDQGPLPPAPSPSPASSSYDQGPLPPAPSPSPASSSYDQGPLPPAPSPSPASSSYDQGPLPPAPSPASSSYDQGHLAPAPTPASSLYWQSPPPPASTPASSSWQCPPPPAPTPASSSSWQSPPPPAPTPASWYWQSPPPPASTPASSSWQCPPPPAPTPASSSSGQSPPPPAPTPASCPYSCLIIILAESPSTSPSSCLMVLAESPSTSLYSCIIILAVSPSTSPYSCLMELAVSPSTSLYSCLIILAVSPSTSPIPWLVLTAATTSNIRAVIGPEMTKTGKPDSYWASILHQYAQGKYKFTTGKKPGARKWKAVMKRIDTCPLTPVFNQRPREYTIFGKKILCQCGYHKSAEQAGSSGSQQTEGESGSIAGRPQTAPATQSSSAASATQSSSAASATQSSSDAPTMQSSWSRSAARATQSSSAAFATQSSWSRSATSATQSRSAAPATQSSLSASRQTAAQIKCALCSIDISGDKFSEHLSDFHTDECCEQCGRKVSGAVGLLHHIEEHHHKLSKQPQLPCPPPPQQPPPPSRQQPPFPPPQQPPPPPPPTSPHVIILRPPEVNWVSFLPKQFMRVIQPADREWIAQCLYDPAGQLKQQLSQNWFHPPNPPKPATTLPDPMTYFRQRMFLWAPMRMWGIPLKCHQCNTKMHHSGIYTKVREVIDLDSRYYLVGGEYPRCILRC